The DNA sequence aacagggacatggaacacatggggaatagaagagacacacctgggaactaatcaaaccaaatacggaagacagaaactgggtcacaggggcaaaaacacacaaaatgagtcccgGTATGTAACaatactcccccctcccggtaggtgcgtcctcgcaccgtagaaacaacagagggaggcgtgggtgggaacttgggaggaggttccggtggaggacagactcccaggagggggccagcagacagggaccacggaggaaggagccagggaggagacaggagcaggaggagccagatggtccaccagagaccagccaggacagagatccatggtggagtcgacggcgggaggagccatggtgaaggaggggtcgacgacaccagggggccgacaggcggagacagcaccggtgggtgaggagcccaagatggagcaacACAGCCACAGatccagggtgacgtcgaggatctggagggcctaggtggagcagaaggctcaggcgaccaaggagtaggcggggtcctggaagaccgctgtggagccggagcgaccgaggatggaggtggaaccagagggaaggaggagcctgacagagccggagggatggagtgacgaggtggaaccagaggagtggagtcccgaggcggcggatggtcgacgactgaccaaggtggagccggagggacaagggagcccggtggagcaggtgggatgccaggccatggtggagacgagggagctaagagccaaggtggAGCCGCTgagtcgaaggaccgaggaggagtccagggctcggaggctggaggcggagacagggccttaacgcgccaaggcggagctggagactggcagcaAATCAAAACGAGCGAAGCTGGCGGTGCATTTAATGTCATGTAAACTTGACTGTTGTCGCacatttttttgcctttttatagCCCTCAGTATTatgttgtgtgtgtaaatatgttaaaatacatgttaaatgtataaatatattgataCGAACCTTATTTCTCCAAATATTACAGCGTGTGTGTGGCATCCACCTCCACCTTGAATTCAGTCAGCCCGCACTGCTCTGAGCCTGCACTGAGTTGATTTGACCCAATGAGCTGGGTTATTGCGTCCGAGTGGGGGAGGGAGTGCATTGATTTAGCTCTCCGTGAAAACGACCCAGAAAATAACCCAGCGGTTGGGTTACATAGAACTACCCAAAAACTACCCAAGACTGAGAAAATAACCCAAAAAATTTACCCAAATGGCTCAACCCAGCACTAGGGTAGAAAAAATAACCCAGGATTTTTTAGTGTGAATATATGcattgaaaaaaagagaaaacagttttataaaggctttattagatatttGGCAGTCTAAATATCAACCAGcaacaaattaatataaaaatattcacaATTTACTTCTTTCTGAAAgtctaaaaacaaaacatgtttttactTGACTGGTCTATCCACTCCTGCTTGACTTGACTATTGGTTACCCTATGAGGTAATTGACTACGGTTAAAAATCATTCATCCATATTAATTATGTCTATAAAATTGCAAATTTTGTATCAGCTCATTTGCACTTGTCATGTGCATTTGTGCTCAAACTTTGGGATGCTTCTCTTTCTATACACAGTCCTGCTTTTCCATCACCTTCATACTAAGGTGGAAAACACTATTTGTCGAATAATGGGAGACCCTAATTACCCTCTATTTTCCAAGGATGGAGACGTAACTATTGGAGGAATTTTTGCAATCCACAGAAAAGAAACATTACCTTCATTTGAGTTTACTCAAAAACCTCAGCCTCTATCATGCTCCAGGTTTGATATGTTTATAATTGTGTGAAAAACAGAGCAGATTAAGTATTTtatataaactgaataaaaatttatattcataaaaatgaatccataaataataaaaaccaatatatggaaacaaaaataaatatgattatttaactTATTGTATGcatgtttattcatttagttgCTATTTACTGGTTTTATGCTTCCACAGTGTGAATCTGAGAGATTTCCGGCTGGCTCAAACTATGATCTTTGCCATTCAGGAGATTAATAAAAGTGAAATTTTGCTCCCAAATATTTCTATTGGCTACATAATTTATGACACATGTGGTTCAAGACTGTCTACCATGACTGCAACAATGGGACTGATGAATAGCCAAGACTTTGGACCAGGAAACATTTGCAATGGACATTCTCCCTTACATGCTATTATAGGAGAATCAGAGACTTCTGCCACAGTGATTCTGTCCAGAACAACAGGACCTTTTAAGATTCCAGTGGTAAAGAGCAGTAACAATAAACCTTTTGACATACACACCATGCTGATGACTATATCACCTCATATATacctcattatatatatatatatatatatatatatatatatatatatatatatatatatatatatgtatatatatgtatatataatatgtactCTTTTTCAGATAAGTCACTCATCATCTTGTGAATGTCTCAGTAACAGGAAAAATTACCCTTCGTTCTTCAGGACAATTTCTAGTGATTATCATCAGAGCAGAGCACTTGCATCCATAGTCAAGCACTTTGGTTGGTCTTGGGTGGGAACTGTGAACAGTGACAATGACTATGGAAATAATGGAATGGCCATATTTCTGAAAACAGTCCAAGAAGAGGGGATTTGTGTGGAGTACTCTGTAAAATTCTACCGAACAGAGACAGAAAAACTCAAAAAAGTGGTAGACACTATAAAAAAAGGCACGGCAAAAGTGATTgttgcatttatttcatttgttgaGATGGGTTTACTTATTGAGCAACTAAGTATTCAGAATATAACAGGCTTCCAAATGATCGGTGTGGAGCCGTGGATAACTGCAAATACATATTTCATGCCAAAAAGTTTGCATGCAATGGAAGGGTCACTGGGGTttgcaatgaaaaaaattaacattgaAGGGTTTGCAGAATATGCTATAAAACCATTCTGGGACACAGCTTTTCCATGCTCAAAGAGTGAGGGGAATTATACTAAATATGCATTAAGTTGCAGCAGATATGAGGAACTGCTTGCGCTGAAAAATTACAATGAAGATGTTACTGAACACAGATATTCAAGCAATGTCTACAAAGCAGTTTATGCTGTGGCTCATTCACTACACAGTCTACTTAAGTGCATAAAACAAGAAGGTTGTGAGAAAGGCCTGACAATACAACCACAGcaggtaaaatataaaataaagatgaaCTACAATTGGATAAAAAGAGGGAATAAAGTGTCTAAATGTcacaatttcaaaacatttttcctCTAGGTGGTTGAGACTCTGAAAAAGATAAATTTTGCTATAAAAACAGGCGATCGTGTGTGGTTTGACAGTACTGGTGGCGTAGTGGCCCTGTATGAAGTTGTGAACTGGCAGCAGGACTCAGATGGAACATACCAGTTTAAATCAGTGGGATACTATGATGCCTCATTGCCTACTTACCAGAATTTACACCTTAATGTTGAAAATATAATCTGGGCTGGAGGACAGCTGGAGGTAAATGGCAATATCCTTTTTTGTCCTTGTATTTGTTTAAATCAAAGCAACATAATATTAAAAGTTTGATTTTGAGGACAAtattaaaaaatagaaatattaaaatattaagaaagttttttttttttaagagaagtaTTTACAAACTAAATTAagtgtcctgttacacatttatgCTTCTGTACACAATGaattatgtacagtattttattattattattattattatgcattttccCCCCATGTAGAAACCAAGGTCTGCTTGCAGTGAGAGCTGTCCTCCAGGCACTAGGAAGGCTGCACAGAAAGGAAGACCTGTCTGTTGTTATGACTGTATTCCATGTGCAGAAGGAGAAATCAGTAATGAGACAGGTAATCTTCAGATCTTTTTCTCCCatgccaacccccccccccccatttactTTTAAGGATGCAGTTTCTTatcaaaggattttttttttttttttgggctctAGCTATAATGATCACAAATTCCTTTCCAGATTCATTTAACTGCAAGCCGTGTCCATGGGAATACTGGTCTAATgctgagaaaaataaatgtgttttgaagGCTGTAGAGTTTCTGTCATTCACAGAAATTATGGGAGTAGTGCTAGTCTTTTTCTCACTGTTTGGAGTAGGATTAACTCTGCTGGTGGCCATCCTATTTTACAACAAGAAGGACACCCCCATAGTAAAAGCCAACAACTCAGAACTGAGCTTCCTGCTGCTCTTCTCATTGACTCTGTGTTTCCTCTGTTCACTTACTTTCATTGGTCGTCCCACTGAGTGGTCCTGTATGTTGCGTCACACAGCATTTGGGATAACTTTTGTTCTCTGTATCTCCTGTGTTCTAGGGAAAACAATAGTGGTGTTAATGGCCTTCAAGGCTACACTTCCAGGAAATAATATCATGAAATGGTTTGGACCTGCACAACAACGCCTCAGTGTTCTTGCTTTTACACTTATACAGGTTATTATCTGTGTGCTTTGGCTAACAATATCTCCCCCATTTCcttacaaaaatatgaaatattataaggAAAAGATCATTCTTGAGTGCAGTCTGGGTTCTACTATAGGTTTCTGGGCTGTACTCAGTTACATTAGCCTTCTGGCTTTCTTGTGCTTCATTCTCGCTTTTCTGGCTCGCACACTGCCTGATAAATTCAATGAAGCCAAATTCATCACATTCAGTATGCTTATATTCTGTGCTGTATGGATCACATTTATTCCAGCTTATGTCAGTTCCCCTGGAAAATTTACTGTAGCTGTTGAGATATTTGCTATTTTATCTTCAAGctttggtttattattttgtatttttgcacCTAAATGCTATATTATCTTGCTTAAGCCTGAACAAAATACAAAGCAACACTTGATGGGAAAAACAGCATCTGTGTCCTTAGCCCTCCAGGCATACTGATAATTTAAAACAACATGTcgatattaacatgaagaaaaaacaaaacaaaaaacatacagaTGCAAATGCTCGCCTGGGAGCAAATTTCACAaacatagaaaaacaaaaaacaaaaaacaaataagtaaCGCTTTAATTAAAACCCAGATGAAAGATATACCAAATTAGTCTCATTAACAACATGGGGTGAAATTGTTCTAAACAGCaaagattattaataaaacacaTGATGCAATTGGCTGTTCAGTTGGGTATACTTCTTTAATATTGTGCCTTAcaaatatcatgaaaaaaagaaacacactAAAAAAGTCAGAAAAAAACTTAAGTAACATGgaataaaggtttttttgttggtgttgttgtttttggttttgttttttttgagtgtTCTAATTGAGCAAtctacacacacagtacagaccgaccaaaagtttggacacaccttctcattcaaagagtttttttttattttcatgactatgaaaattgtagattcacactgaaggcatcaaaactatgaattaacacatgtggaattatatatggaattatatacataacaaaaaagtgtcttgaagtcttgaaggagttccccgagagatgcctagcacttgttggcccttttgacttctgtctgcggtccagctcacccctaaaccatctcgattgggttcaggtccggtgactgtggaggccaggtcatctggcgcagccaaaaaaaataaagaaaactctttgaatgagaaggtgtgtccaaacttttggtctgtactatatatatatatatatatatatatatatatatatatatatacacatcactGAATTAAACTAAGTGAGCAAACTGTTAGTGAGCatgtattaaaatgataaatgctagttaaacaaaataaacatcctCTGTATGCAGCTGTCCTCCACCTGAGAAAAAACTCCAGTTTTCAACACAGTGGTAACCCAGTGTAATTGAACCCACTGGCCCTCTTCTGTCATTTTTGACCGaaactttttatattttgaaattttaaaatTCATAGCTTCATCAGAATGAGATtacacttggtgacttttgtcacattagcaatctgaacacaaaaaaaaaaatggatatgaTTTggatatgttaaaataaaacaaaaaaatagtcaCACTTGACTTCTTCACGGTCAAATTGAATGTGAAATATGTAAAAAGGGACTGGTCAGCCACTGGTCAGAAAAAAAGTGCGGAGGACTCAAGGGGTGACTCTGTAGAATATCAGTAGTGCAAAATAGACACCCACACACATATTAGTATGAAACAGAGCAAAATttgaaaatatgtgaaataacatttattgaattacattgaataaaatattaaataattaaaaaaaaaatgtttgtataaaatgttttgaattatcactttcaattctttatttttattatgctttCTATGCATTCCCTTTctaacaagattttaatgtttgactATAATCATAATGtgaaacctgatacttatctatccaaaaatatctaaaccttGACAAAAGGAAGTCTTTTAGAATGTGTAGAtatctaaatgcaaaacctaaaaaaatgaagaaattatgTCTAAAAAAACAATGGGAATCCAAAAGCCTCTGTAGATATCTATACAGGATGCTAATACAAGAGGTTACTCAACATCACacaagtttttattgttttaatgacTCCAGATGGTCCAATTCTCacttcaaaaaatgtattttaaatgcattcactctattttaatgtgaaatattgcaTGTATTAAAAATAggcaaataaagaaagaaatacaaatatatatatttaaatcataacatttgcttcaaaatcataaatattaacaaaaaaaaatattattgaacaaaaatgtataacattgattttcctggaaaaaaaaacaggcttaCAATTCAAGGCTTCGTTCACTTTTGACCACAAAGGAGGCAAATGTGACTCTTAAACAAAGAGGACCAGAGTTAAATGGTCAGAAATCCTAAAAACTACATAATAACACTTATATTTTGTAAACCTGTCAAATTTAATGGAAATGATGCTGGGAACTACAGCTTTAATAATGTCAACAAATAAACTGCTGTTGAATATACATGACTGGTTCACATtcatacattaatattattatcatcaacaacaataccattaattattttttttagagtcACTTTTCTAAACACTCAAAATGCAACACAGCAATACAACCAAAGCAACATCCATTCAACA is a window from the Carassius carassius chromosome 13, fCarCar2.1, whole genome shotgun sequence genome containing:
- the LOC132155619 gene encoding extracellular calcium-sensing receptor-like, translating into MLLFLYTVLLFHHLHTKVENTICRIMGDPNYPLFSKDGDVTIGGIFAIHRKETLPSFEFTQKPQPLSCSSVNLRDFRLAQTMIFAIQEINKSEILLPNISIGYIIYDTCGSRLSTMTATMGLMNSQDFGPGNICNGHSPLHAIIGESETSATVILSRTTGPFKIPVISHSSSCECLSNRKNYPSFFRTISSDYHQSRALASIVKHFGWSWVGTVNSDNDYGNNGMAIFLKTVQEEGICVEYSVKFYRTETEKLKKVVDTIKKGTAKVIVAFISFVEMGLLIEQLSIQNITGFQMIGVEPWITANTYFMPKSLHAMEGSLGFAMKKINIEGFAEYAIKPFWDTAFPCSKSEGNYTKYALSCSRYEELLALKNYNEDVTEHRYSSNVYKAVYAVAHSLHSLLKCIKQEGCEKGLTIQPQQVVETLKKINFAIKTGDRVWFDSTGGVVALYEVVNWQQDSDGTYQFKSVGYYDASLPTYQNLHLNVENIIWAGGQLEKPRSACSESCPPGTRKAAQKGRPVCCYDCIPCAEGEISNETDSFNCKPCPWEYWSNAEKNKCVLKAVEFLSFTEIMGVVLVFFSLFGVGLTLLVAILFYNKKDTPIVKANNSELSFLLLFSLTLCFLCSLTFIGRPTEWSCMLRHTAFGITFVLCISCVLGKTIVVLMAFKATLPGNNIMKWFGPAQQRLSVLAFTLIQVIICVLWLTISPPFPYKNMKYYKEKIILECSLGSTIGFWAVLSYISLLAFLCFILAFLARTLPDKFNEAKFITFSMLIFCAVWITFIPAYVSSPGKFTVAVEIFAILSSSFGLLFCIFAPKCYIILLKPEQNTKQHLMGKTASVSLALQAY